One genomic segment of Xyrauchen texanus isolate HMW12.3.18 chromosome 5, RBS_HiC_50CHRs, whole genome shotgun sequence includes these proteins:
- the LOC127643596 gene encoding interferon-induced protein 44-like isoform X1 produces MGGAESKPLSPPSRPSPPSPPPSPPKPPPEYAAPWRTTPWEDREHLKKTLMEFQLSNPNVKYVRILVIGDVGAGKSSFINSVNSAFQERITTEALADNAAAPIARSFTKIYRTFNIRSGQSVLPFVFNDIMGLEAGESGAQPDDIVKALKGLLKEGYKFNPANPVSDGDEGFRCDPEVHEQTFCLVYIMAADSVSRKNPEVIKKMVDIRKKASELDIPQVIIMTRVDEICPLVKGNVRKIYTSKKIKTKMEECSILIGVPMSHIFPVKNYHEEIDTASDIDVLLLRALTQIVQIANDKLRNVQ; encoded by the exons ATGGGAGGTGCAGAGTCAAAACCACTATCACCACCATCACGACCATCaccaccatcaccaccaccatCACCACCAAAACCACCACCAG AATATGCTGCACCATGGAGGACCACGCCCTGGGA AGATAGAGAACATCTGAAGAAAACCCTGATGGAGTTTCAGCTGAGCAATCCAAATGTTAAGTATGTCCGGATCTTGGTAATTGGGGACGTTGGAGCAGGAAAGTCCAGCTTCATCAATTCAGTCAATAGTGCTTTCCAAGAAAGAATCACCACTGAGGCTCTTGCTGATAATGCAGCAGCTCCAATTGCAAGATCTTTCACAAAAATA TACAGAACCTTTAACATTAGAAGTGGCCAGTCTGTTCTGCCTTTTGTCTTCAATGACATCATGGGCTTAGAGGCTGGAGAATCTGGTGCACAGCCAGATGACATTGTCAAAGCACTTAAGGGCCTCTTAAAAGAAGGATACAAA TTCAATCCAGCAAACCCTGTTTCTGATGGAGATGAAGGCTTCAGATGTGACCCAGAAGTTCACGAGCAGACATTCTGCCTGGTTTACATCATGGCAGCTGATTCGGTGTCAAGAAAAAATCCGGAAGTGATTAAAAAGATGGTGGATATTAGGAAAAAGGCCAGTGAACTAG ATATTCCTCAGGTGATCATTATGACAAGGGTGGATGAAATATGTCCACTGGTCAAAGGAAATGTAAGGAAAATCTACACTAGCAAGAAGATCAAAACAAAG ATGGAGGAGTGCAGTATCCTTATTGGTGTCCCGATGAGCCACATCTTCCCTGTGAAGAACTACCATGAAGAAATTGATACAGCCAGTGACATCGATGTACTGCTTCTGAGGGCACTCACACAGATTGTACAAATAGCAAATGATAAATTACGTAATGTACAATGA